From Streptomyces sp. NBC_00775, one genomic window encodes:
- a CDS encoding threonine/serine dehydratase has protein sequence MIGIPEIRTVAERIGAHVVRTPTVTSPGLSSLLGVPVTVKLELLQRTGSFKARGATARLLALSEAERAAGVVAVSGGNHGIALAVMAAALDVKATVVMPRSASARAAEIVESAGASLRLTDDMDGAFALMARLRAEGLTLVHPFDDPLVIAGQGTVGLEFAEDAGEFTDVLVSIGGGGLISGVAAALRALRPGVRIWGVETEGAQAMSEALAAGGPVPVALSSIVTTLSAPAVSRLTYDHVSALVDEVLVVPDREAVRGTLDLADHAKVWAEPAAGCLLPAARRVLERVGDGARIGLVLCGGNATTRDVMNWAERFDLR, from the coding sequence TTGATCGGCATTCCGGAGATCCGGACCGTGGCCGAGCGGATCGGCGCTCATGTCGTGCGGACGCCGACGGTGACGAGTCCGGGGCTGTCCTCGCTGCTGGGCGTGCCGGTCACCGTGAAGCTGGAACTGCTGCAGCGCACCGGGTCGTTCAAGGCGCGGGGTGCGACGGCGAGGCTGCTCGCGCTGAGCGAGGCCGAGCGTGCGGCGGGTGTGGTGGCGGTGAGCGGCGGCAACCACGGGATCGCGCTCGCGGTGATGGCCGCGGCCCTGGATGTGAAGGCGACCGTGGTGATGCCGCGGTCGGCGTCGGCCCGTGCTGCCGAGATCGTGGAGTCGGCCGGCGCCTCACTGCGGCTGACCGATGACATGGACGGAGCGTTCGCGCTCATGGCGCGGTTGCGGGCCGAGGGGCTGACGCTCGTCCACCCGTTCGACGATCCGCTGGTGATCGCCGGGCAGGGCACCGTCGGCCTGGAGTTCGCCGAGGACGCGGGCGAGTTCACCGATGTGCTGGTCAGCATCGGGGGCGGCGGCCTGATCTCCGGTGTCGCCGCGGCCCTGCGCGCGCTACGGCCCGGGGTGCGGATCTGGGGTGTGGAGACGGAAGGCGCGCAGGCCATGTCGGAGGCGCTGGCCGCGGGCGGTCCGGTGCCGGTGGCGCTGTCCTCGATCGTGACCACACTCAGCGCGCCGGCCGTTTCGCGGCTGACGTACGACCATGTGTCCGCCCTGGTCGACGAGGTACTGGTGGTCCCGGACCGCGAGGCCGTACGGGGCACCCTCGATCTCGCCGACCACGCCAAGGTGTGGGCCGAGCCGGCCGCGGGCTGTCTGCTGCCCGCGGCCCGGCGGGTGCTGGAGCGCGTGGGTGACGGGGCCCGGATCGGGCTGGTGCTGTGCGGGGGCAACGCGACCACCCGGGACGTCATGAACTGGGCGGAGCGTTTCGATCTGCGCTGA
- a CDS encoding DUF4032 domain-containing protein, with amino-acid sequence MALQISATNPEHPALLLELPWQLPLEEWPEHYLVPLPRGISRHVVRYARAGDEVVAVKELAERPAVREYELLRSLDRIGIPAVDPLAVVTGRTDGTGEPLEPVLITRHLGGSMPYRSMFETTMRPATMHRLMDALAVLLVRLHLAGFAWGDCSLSNTLFRRDAGAYAAYLVDAETGDLHPQLSSGQREYDLDLARVNISGELLDLEAAGALHPSVDPIEFGMEICARYRGLWEELTRTSVYPAGKYHYIDRRIRRLNDLGFDVAEMQIAHSANGDTVTFVPKVVDAGHHQRQLLRLTGLDTEENQARRLLNDLESWMATQDDYAPGDPLAARPEVLAHRWVRDVFRPTVRAVPLDLRGSMDPAEVYHELLEHRWFLSEQAQHDIGLDTAVEDYVTTILPKVRDTLPPRADAPASPA; translated from the coding sequence ATGGCTTTGCAGATCAGCGCCACCAACCCGGAGCATCCCGCGCTCCTGCTCGAACTGCCCTGGCAGCTGCCCCTGGAGGAGTGGCCCGAGCACTACCTGGTGCCGCTGCCGCGCGGCATCTCCCGGCATGTAGTGCGCTACGCGCGCGCCGGGGACGAGGTGGTGGCCGTCAAGGAGCTCGCCGAGCGGCCCGCGGTGCGCGAGTACGAGCTGCTGCGCAGCCTGGACCGGATCGGCATCCCGGCGGTCGATCCGCTCGCCGTGGTGACCGGGCGCACCGACGGCACGGGCGAGCCGCTGGAGCCCGTACTGATCACCCGGCATCTGGGCGGCTCGATGCCGTACCGGTCGATGTTCGAGACGACGATGCGGCCCGCCACCATGCACCGGCTGATGGACGCGCTCGCGGTGCTGCTCGTGCGGCTGCATCTGGCGGGGTTCGCCTGGGGCGACTGCTCGCTGTCGAACACGCTGTTCCGGCGTGACGCCGGGGCGTACGCGGCGTATCTGGTGGACGCCGAGACCGGGGACCTGCACCCTCAGCTCAGCAGCGGACAGCGCGAGTACGATCTCGATCTCGCCCGGGTCAACATCAGCGGGGAACTGCTGGACCTGGAGGCGGCCGGAGCCCTGCACCCCTCGGTGGACCCGATCGAGTTCGGCATGGAGATCTGCGCGCGCTACCGGGGCCTGTGGGAGGAGCTGACCCGTACGTCGGTGTATCCGGCGGGCAAGTACCACTACATCGACCGCCGGATACGCCGCCTCAACGACCTCGGTTTCGATGTCGCCGAGATGCAGATAGCGCACTCCGCCAACGGCGACACCGTCACCTTCGTCCCCAAGGTCGTCGACGCGGGCCACCATCAGCGTCAGCTGCTGCGGCTGACCGGGCTCGACACCGAGGAGAACCAGGCACGCCGGCTCCTGAACGACCTGGAGAGCTGGATGGCCACCCAGGACGACTACGCGCCGGGCGACCCCCTCGCCGCCCGCCCGGAGGTCCTCGCCCACCGCTGGGTGCGGGACGTGTTCCGGCCGACCGTCCGGGCCGTGCCGCTGGACCTGCGCGGGTCCATGGACCCGGCCGAGGTCTACCACGAGCTCCTCGAACACCGCTGGTTCCTGTCCGAGCAGGCCCAGCACGACATCGGCCTGGACACGGCCGTCGAGGACTACGTCACGACCATCCTGCCCAAGGTCCGTGACACCCTGCCGCCCCGGGCGGACGCCCCCGCGTCGCCCGCCTGA
- a CDS encoding UBP-type zinc finger domain-containing protein: MTAPTGIDPAVPPSGTGCTECDAAGGWWFHLRRCAQCGHIGCCDDSPSKHATAHAQSTGHPVIRSFEPGESWFWNYDTSELYESGPDLAPPVSHPADQPTPGPAGRVPANWAETLR, translated from the coding sequence ATGACCGCGCCGACCGGAATCGACCCCGCCGTTCCGCCGAGCGGCACCGGCTGTACCGAGTGCGACGCCGCCGGTGGCTGGTGGTTCCACCTGCGGCGCTGCGCCCAGTGCGGTCACATCGGCTGTTGCGACGACTCACCGTCCAAGCACGCCACCGCGCATGCGCAGAGCACCGGGCATCCCGTCATCCGCAGCTTCGAACCGGGCGAGAGCTGGTTCTGGAACTACGACACCTCCGAGCTGTACGAGTCCGGGCCCGACCTCGCTCCCCCGGTGAGCCACCCGGCCGACCAGCCCACACCCGGGCCCGCCGGACGGGTCCCCGCGAACTGGGCCGAGACACTGCGCTGA
- a CDS encoding MGH1-like glycoside hydrolase domain-containing protein: MDERTESAERRRLADADGSGVPWRRWGPYLSERQWGTVREDYSPDGDAWSHFTHDQARSRAYRWGEDGIAGISDDQQRLCFAVALWNGRDPILKERMFGLTNAEGNHGEDVKEYYFHLDNTPTHAYMKYLYKYPQAAYPYEDLVTTNGKRGRHEGEYELLDTGVFDDDRYFDVYIEYAKAGPEDLLIQITAHNRGPDEATLHVLPTLWFRHTWSWAGGTAVPSLRQEPGGRIRAEHEEIGRRWLHGATGTPALFTENDTNDERVFGGPNPSPYVKDGIDRCVVHGESAAVNPERTGTKAAVHHVLSIPGGSSTTVRLRLSDTELADWEAEFDGIMDRRRAEADEFYDELGAPGMKDDERLVVRQALAGMLWSKQYYAYDVERWLAGHGVDPLDADPTVRNSGWYHMVGGDILSMPDTWEYPWFAAWDLAFHTIALSMVDIAFAKGQLDLLLRRLYLHPNGQIPAYEWNFGDVNPPVHAWATLFVYELEKQRTGRGDRVFLENAFQKLMKNFTWWLNRKDPDGNSVFQGGFLGLDNIGVFDRSAPLPTGGTLDQADGTAWMALYCQNLLEIAIELALDNPVYVEQAQALFEHFAWIAVAMNRIGAANDSLWDEEDGFFYDLLRLPDGTATWLKVRSLVGLIPLAATTVIGDWADQRFPQLIAGAREFIERHPAVEAVVASHRPFDDSAGGRHLFALFGEDRLRRVLSRMLDEEEFLGPYGIRSLSRHHALHPYTFDLHGEVHQVAYLPAESDSGMFGGNSNWRGPVWFPINLLIVRALLNLYAYHGDRFTIECPTGSGHEMNLYEVAREISTRLTDTFLADDTGRRPVHGAQHRFQTDPHWQNLPLFYEYFHGDNGAGIGASHQTGWTGLVAVTATLFHLVDPGQWPTRSRDGLRMSPDQEEPLS, translated from the coding sequence ATGGACGAACGCACCGAGAGCGCCGAGCGTCGGCGGCTGGCCGACGCGGACGGCTCCGGGGTGCCCTGGCGCCGCTGGGGCCCCTATCTGAGCGAGCGTCAGTGGGGCACCGTCCGGGAGGACTACAGCCCGGACGGCGACGCCTGGTCGCACTTCACCCACGACCAGGCACGCTCCCGCGCCTACCGCTGGGGCGAGGACGGCATCGCCGGCATCAGCGACGACCAGCAGCGGCTCTGCTTCGCCGTGGCACTGTGGAACGGCCGTGACCCGATCCTCAAGGAGCGCATGTTCGGCCTGACCAACGCCGAGGGAAACCACGGCGAGGACGTCAAGGAGTACTACTTCCACCTGGACAACACGCCCACCCACGCCTACATGAAGTACCTCTACAAGTACCCGCAGGCGGCATACCCGTACGAGGACCTCGTCACCACCAACGGCAAACGCGGCCGCCACGAGGGCGAGTACGAACTCCTCGACACGGGAGTCTTCGACGACGACCGCTACTTCGACGTGTACATCGAGTACGCCAAGGCAGGCCCGGAAGACCTGCTCATCCAGATCACCGCGCACAACCGCGGCCCCGACGAGGCGACCCTGCACGTGCTGCCCACCCTGTGGTTCCGGCACACCTGGTCCTGGGCCGGCGGCACCGCCGTACCGAGCCTGCGGCAGGAACCGGGCGGCCGGATCCGCGCCGAGCACGAAGAAATCGGGCGGCGATGGCTCCACGGCGCCACCGGCACCCCGGCCCTCTTCACCGAGAACGACACCAACGACGAGCGCGTCTTCGGCGGCCCCAACCCCTCCCCGTACGTCAAGGACGGCATCGACCGCTGCGTCGTCCACGGCGAGAGCGCGGCCGTCAACCCCGAACGGACCGGGACCAAGGCGGCCGTCCATCACGTCCTGTCCATTCCCGGCGGGAGCAGTACCACCGTGCGTCTGCGCCTGAGCGACACCGAACTCGCCGACTGGGAAGCCGAGTTCGACGGCATCATGGACCGACGCAGGGCCGAGGCCGACGAGTTCTACGACGAGCTCGGCGCCCCCGGGATGAAGGACGACGAACGCCTCGTCGTACGGCAGGCGTTGGCCGGCATGCTGTGGAGCAAGCAGTACTACGCGTACGACGTCGAACGCTGGCTCGCGGGCCATGGCGTCGACCCGCTCGACGCCGACCCCACGGTCCGCAACAGCGGCTGGTACCACATGGTGGGCGGCGACATCCTGTCGATGCCGGACACCTGGGAGTATCCGTGGTTCGCCGCCTGGGACCTGGCCTTCCACACCATCGCCCTGTCCATGGTCGACATCGCCTTCGCCAAAGGGCAGTTGGACCTGCTGCTGCGCCGCCTGTATCTGCATCCCAACGGGCAGATCCCGGCGTACGAATGGAACTTCGGCGACGTCAATCCACCCGTGCACGCCTGGGCGACCCTCTTCGTCTACGAGCTGGAGAAACAGCGCACAGGCCGCGGTGACCGCGTGTTCCTGGAGAACGCCTTCCAGAAGCTGATGAAGAACTTCACCTGGTGGCTCAACCGCAAGGACCCCGACGGCAACAGCGTCTTCCAGGGCGGTTTCCTCGGCCTCGACAACATCGGTGTCTTCGACCGCAGCGCGCCCCTGCCCACCGGCGGCACCCTCGACCAGGCCGACGGCACCGCCTGGATGGCGCTGTACTGCCAGAACTTGCTGGAGATCGCCATCGAGCTGGCGCTCGACAACCCCGTCTACGTCGAGCAGGCGCAGGCCCTCTTCGAGCACTTCGCGTGGATCGCCGTCGCCATGAACCGGATCGGCGCCGCCAACGACAGCCTCTGGGACGAGGAGGACGGCTTCTTCTACGACCTGCTGCGGCTGCCCGACGGGACCGCGACCTGGCTCAAGGTGCGCTCCCTCGTCGGCCTGATCCCGCTCGCCGCCACCACCGTCATCGGCGACTGGGCCGATCAGCGATTCCCCCAACTGATCGCGGGGGCCCGCGAGTTCATCGAACGCCACCCGGCCGTGGAGGCGGTCGTCGCCTCCCACCGGCCCTTCGACGACAGCGCGGGCGGACGGCACCTGTTCGCACTGTTCGGGGAGGACCGGCTGCGCCGGGTCCTGTCCAGGATGCTGGACGAGGAGGAGTTCCTCGGCCCGTACGGCATCCGCTCGCTCTCACGCCACCACGCCCTGCACCCGTACACGTTCGACCTGCACGGCGAAGTCCACCAGGTCGCCTATCTGCCCGCCGAGTCCGACTCCGGGATGTTCGGCGGGAACTCCAACTGGCGCGGACCGGTCTGGTTCCCCATCAACCTGCTGATCGTCCGTGCCCTGCTGAACCTGTACGCCTACCACGGTGACCGCTTCACCATCGAGTGCCCCACGGGCTCCGGCCACGAGATGAACCTGTACGAGGTCGCCCGCGAGATCTCCACCCGGCTCACGGACACCTTCCTCGCGGACGACACCGGCCGCCGCCCGGTGCACGGAGCACAGCACAGGTTCCAGACGGACCCGCACTGGCAGAACCTGCCGCTGTTCTACGAGTACTTCCACGGCGACAACGGCGCAGGCATCGGCGCGAGCCACCAGACAGGCTGGACGGGTCTCGTCGCGGTCACCGCCACCCTCTTCCACCTGGTCGACCCCGGGCAATGGCCGACACGTAGCCGCGACGGCCTGCGAATGTCGCCGGATCAGGAGGAACCACTGTCCTGA
- a CDS encoding VOC family protein: MGAVDLAAIEAERQRIRDAYLHQERPASSARGVHHVALLSSDVERTVRFYQGILGFPLTEMIENRDYKGSTHFFFDLGNNNMLAFFDFPGLDLGPYAEVLGGLHHLAISVDPTTWRGLRDRLDAAGVEYMEESGTSLYFRDPDGARVELLAEPLGEMYGRSVR; encoded by the coding sequence ATGGGTGCGGTGGACCTTGCAGCGATCGAGGCGGAACGTCAGCGGATCCGGGACGCGTATCTGCACCAGGAGAGGCCGGCGAGCTCCGCCCGCGGAGTGCACCATGTCGCGCTGCTCTCCTCGGACGTCGAGCGGACCGTGCGGTTCTACCAGGGAATCCTGGGGTTCCCCCTCACGGAGATGATCGAGAACCGCGACTACAAGGGCTCGACCCACTTCTTCTTCGACCTCGGCAACAACAATATGCTCGCCTTCTTCGACTTCCCCGGACTCGACCTCGGCCCGTACGCGGAGGTGCTCGGCGGCCTGCACCACCTGGCCATCTCGGTCGACCCCACCACCTGGCGGGGGCTGCGCGACCGGCTCGACGCCGCCGGGGTCGAGTACATGGAGGAGAGCGGCACATCCCTCTACTTCCGGGACCCCGACGGCGCCCGCGTCGAACTGCTCGCCGAACCGCTCGGCGAGATGTACGGCAGGTCGGTGCGCTGA
- a CDS encoding ATP-binding protein — protein MSGRPMPCDMAELGTLFLFEKLNTEQLERLCREGRVELFEPGYIYQEGEPATCFFVLLNGTIVMSRRVGGDEVEISRTSQRGVYAGAMQAYLPGSGQASYKGSARVTEPSRFFILPAETFASILRDWFPMAVHLLEGMFFGSQNTQRMIGQRERLLALGSLSAGLTHELNNPAAAAVRATSALRDRVAGMRHKLGMIASGRYARDAMETLVELQERTAEQVAKATPLSPLEASDREDALADWLDDHGIAGGWQLAPTFVQAGLDTDWLDQIAGAVDEETLEGAIRWLNYTVETELLMNEIEDSTTRVSNLVNAAKQYSQLDRAPYQVADVHELLDSTLMMLAGKIGSGISVVKEYDRALPNIPAYPGELNQVWTNLIDNAVSAMAGEGVLTVRTALDHDHLIVEFRDTGPGVPAEIQGRIFDPFFTTKPVGEGTGLGLDISWRIVVNKHHGSLQVQSVPGDTRFQVRLPLTATDTSEESS, from the coding sequence ATGAGCGGGCGGCCGATGCCCTGCGACATGGCGGAGCTCGGCACGCTGTTCCTGTTCGAGAAGCTGAACACGGAGCAGCTCGAACGGCTGTGCCGGGAGGGCCGGGTGGAGCTGTTCGAGCCCGGATACATCTATCAGGAGGGCGAACCGGCCACCTGCTTCTTCGTGCTCCTCAACGGCACGATCGTGATGTCGCGCCGGGTCGGCGGCGACGAGGTGGAGATCAGCCGCACCTCGCAGCGCGGGGTGTACGCGGGCGCCATGCAGGCCTATCTCCCCGGATCGGGCCAGGCGAGCTACAAGGGTTCCGCGCGGGTCACCGAGCCGTCCCGCTTCTTCATTCTGCCCGCCGAGACGTTCGCCTCGATCCTGCGCGACTGGTTCCCGATGGCGGTGCATCTGCTGGAGGGGATGTTCTTCGGCAGCCAGAACACCCAGCGGATGATCGGGCAGCGCGAGCGGCTGCTGGCGCTCGGCTCGCTGTCCGCCGGGCTGACACACGAGCTCAACAACCCCGCCGCCGCGGCGGTGCGGGCCACGTCCGCGCTGCGGGACCGGGTGGCGGGGATGCGCCACAAGCTCGGCATGATCGCGTCGGGCCGGTACGCGCGCGACGCCATGGAGACCCTGGTCGAGCTCCAGGAACGTACGGCCGAACAGGTCGCCAAGGCCACCCCGCTCAGCCCGCTGGAGGCCTCCGACCGGGAGGACGCGCTCGCCGACTGGCTGGACGACCACGGCATCGCTGGCGGCTGGCAGCTCGCGCCGACGTTCGTGCAGGCGGGGCTGGACACGGACTGGCTGGACCAGATCGCGGGGGCCGTCGACGAGGAGACGCTCGAAGGCGCGATCCGCTGGCTCAACTACACGGTGGAGACCGAGCTCCTCATGAACGAGATCGAGGACTCCACGACCCGCGTCTCGAACCTGGTGAACGCGGCCAAGCAGTACTCGCAGCTGGACCGCGCGCCCTACCAGGTCGCCGATGTGCACGAACTGCTCGACAGCACACTGATGATGCTCGCCGGGAAGATCGGCTCCGGGATCTCGGTCGTCAAGGAGTACGACCGGGCGCTGCCCAACATCCCCGCCTATCCGGGCGAGTTGAACCAGGTGTGGACGAATCTCATCGACAACGCCGTCTCGGCGATGGCCGGGGAGGGTGTGCTCACGGTGCGCACCGCGCTCGACCACGACCACCTGATCGTCGAGTTCCGCGACACCGGTCCCGGGGTGCCCGCGGAGATCCAGGGCCGCATCTTCGACCCGTTCTTCACCACCAAGCCGGTGGGTGAGGGCACCGGGCTCGGCCTGGACATCTCGTGGCGGATCGTCGTCAACAAGCACCACGGGAGCCTCCAGGTGCAGTCCGTGCCGGGTGACACGCGTTTCCAGGTACGTCTTCCACTGACCGCCACGGACACCTCCGAGGAGTCGTCATGA
- a CDS encoding amidohydrolase family protein, giving the protein MPVVDAWMQHPTLRHSNHEMFESLRRWTGMELLKEPLPVEVTVAAMAEADVEIGLSAAWYGPQGALISNDEVAGFVARSDGRLRGVAGADLTKPVAAVRELRRAVEELGFVALRIVPWLWQLPPTDRLYYPLYAACVELGVPFCTQVGHTGPLRPSETGRPIPYIDQVALDFPELTIVCGHIGYPWTTEMIAVADKHANVHIDTSAYTARRYPPELVEYLRGRGRHKVLFGTNYPMITPARALEHLADLRLDDETTELFLSGNARSVFRLPDHS; this is encoded by the coding sequence ATGCCGGTCGTCGACGCGTGGATGCAGCACCCCACACTCCGTCACTCCAACCACGAGATGTTCGAGTCGCTGCGCCGCTGGACGGGCATGGAACTGCTGAAGGAGCCGCTGCCGGTCGAGGTCACCGTCGCCGCGATGGCGGAGGCCGACGTGGAGATCGGCCTCTCGGCGGCCTGGTACGGGCCCCAGGGCGCCCTCATCAGCAACGACGAGGTCGCCGGGTTCGTCGCCCGGTCAGACGGGCGGCTGCGCGGCGTCGCGGGCGCCGATCTCACGAAGCCCGTCGCGGCCGTCCGGGAGCTGCGGCGGGCCGTCGAGGAGCTGGGCTTCGTCGCCCTGCGGATCGTGCCCTGGCTGTGGCAGCTGCCGCCCACCGACCGGCTCTACTATCCGCTGTACGCCGCCTGCGTCGAGCTCGGCGTCCCCTTCTGCACCCAGGTCGGGCACACCGGACCGCTGCGCCCCTCCGAGACCGGCCGGCCCATCCCGTACATCGACCAGGTCGCGCTCGACTTCCCCGAACTGACCATCGTCTGCGGGCACATCGGCTACCCGTGGACCACCGAGATGATCGCGGTGGCCGACAAACACGCGAACGTCCACATCGACACCAGCGCGTACACCGCCCGCCGCTATCCGCCCGAGCTGGTGGAGTATCTGCGCGGCCGGGGACGGCACAAGGTCCTCTTCGGCACCAACTACCCCATGATCACGCCCGCTCGGGCGCTGGAACACCTCGCCGACCTGCGCCTCGACGACGAGACGACGGAGCTGTTCCTGTCGGGCAACGCCCGATCCGTCTTCCGCCTCCCGGATCATTCGTAG
- a CDS encoding FAD-dependent oxidoreductase produces MAQAASPARTVILTVDDDPGVSRAVARDLRRRYGEAHRIVRAESGETALDALRELKLRGDQVAVILADYRMPQMNGIEFLEQALDVYPGARRVLLTAYADTNAAIDAINVIDLDHYLLKPWDPPEEKLYPVVDDLLDAWRASDYRPVATCKVVGHRWSARSSGVREFLARNQVPYRWYSSDTPEGLRLLAAAGQDGERLPLVITPDGTPLVEPEDPDLAARVGLATTPTEEFYDLVVIGGGPAGLGAAVYGASEGLRTVLVERQATGGQAGQSSRIENYLGFPDGVSGAQLTDRARRQAAKFGAEILTAREVTRLEVTGASRTIHFSDGSAISAHSVILATGVSYRQLEAPGLADLTGCGVFYGSALTEAAACQGHDVYIVGGANSAGQAAMYLARGAKSVTILVRGSSLSASMSHYLIQQIGDAPNISVRTGTVVEAAHGTDHLEQLTLRDVASGHTELVDAQWMFVFIGAAPLTDWLEGTVLRDTRGFIMTGPDMTPDGQPPAGWELDRPPYHLETNVPGVFVAGDARAESAKRVASAVGEGAMAVMLVHRYLEQS; encoded by the coding sequence ATGGCACAGGCCGCCAGTCCAGCGCGGACCGTCATTCTGACCGTCGATGACGATCCCGGAGTGTCGCGCGCCGTCGCCCGCGACCTGCGACGCCGCTACGGCGAGGCGCACCGGATCGTGCGCGCCGAGTCCGGGGAGACCGCCCTGGACGCGCTGCGGGAGCTGAAGCTGCGCGGTGACCAGGTGGCGGTGATCCTCGCGGACTACCGGATGCCCCAGATGAACGGCATCGAGTTCCTGGAGCAGGCCCTCGACGTGTATCCGGGCGCGCGGCGGGTGCTGCTGACCGCGTACGCGGACACGAACGCGGCGATCGACGCGATCAATGTGATCGATCTGGACCACTACCTGCTCAAGCCGTGGGATCCGCCGGAGGAGAAGCTGTATCCGGTCGTGGACGATCTGCTGGACGCGTGGCGGGCCAGCGACTACCGGCCCGTGGCGACCTGCAAGGTGGTCGGGCACCGGTGGTCGGCGCGTTCCTCGGGCGTACGGGAGTTCCTGGCCCGCAACCAGGTGCCCTACCGCTGGTACTCGTCCGACACACCGGAGGGGCTGCGGCTGCTGGCCGCCGCCGGGCAGGACGGTGAGCGGCTGCCGCTGGTGATCACCCCGGACGGTACGCCGCTGGTGGAGCCCGAGGACCCGGATCTCGCGGCGCGGGTGGGGCTGGCGACGACGCCGACGGAGGAGTTCTACGACCTCGTCGTCATCGGCGGCGGTCCGGCGGGGCTCGGAGCGGCCGTGTACGGCGCGTCCGAGGGGCTGCGGACCGTTCTCGTGGAGCGCCAGGCGACCGGTGGACAGGCGGGGCAGAGCTCACGCATCGAGAACTATCTCGGCTTCCCCGACGGTGTGTCCGGGGCGCAGCTCACCGACCGGGCGCGGCGGCAGGCGGCGAAGTTCGGCGCCGAGATCCTCACCGCGCGCGAGGTGACCCGTCTCGAGGTCACGGGCGCGTCGCGCACCATCCACTTCTCCGACGGTTCCGCGATCTCCGCGCACTCGGTGATCCTGGCGACGGGTGTGTCGTACCGGCAGCTGGAGGCTCCAGGTCTGGCCGATCTGACGGGATGCGGGGTCTTCTACGGGTCGGCGCTGACCGAGGCGGCCGCCTGCCAGGGCCACGACGTGTACATCGTGGGCGGGGCGAACTCGGCCGGGCAGGCCGCCATGTACCTGGCGCGGGGCGCCAAGTCCGTCACCATCCTGGTCCGGGGTTCGTCCCTGTCCGCGTCGATGTCGCACTATCTGATCCAGCAGATCGGCGACGCGCCCAACATCAGCGTGCGCACCGGTACGGTCGTCGAGGCGGCGCACGGCACGGACCATCTGGAGCAGCTCACCCTGCGCGATGTGGCGAGCGGGCACACCGAACTCGTCGACGCGCAATGGATGTTCGTGTTCATCGGCGCGGCCCCGCTCACCGACTGGCTGGAGGGGACCGTGCTCAGAGACACGCGCGGATTCATCATGACCGGCCCGGACATGACCCCCGACGGGCAGCCGCCCGCGGGCTGGGAGCTGGACCGGCCGCCGTATCACCTGGAGACCAATGTGCCCGGCGTGTTCGTGGCCGGGGACGCGCGCGCCGAGTCCGCCAAGCGTGTCGCCTCCGCCGTCGGAGAGGGAGCCATGGCCGTGATGCTCGTCCACCGTTATCTGGAGCAGTCATGA